The candidate division KSB1 bacterium genome has a segment encoding these proteins:
- a CDS encoding tetratricopeptide repeat protein: protein MDRAIEKFNEASGYWQSNHITSLYTIILDDVKADKLKKNTARDIFKAIEQVNKSESKKASKTISKVAKKNKAYFPAFIIQGDIFSNWDKNEEAEEAFTKAISLEVHSALPNVFRGKFYAKTDRVDLAILDFTEAISRDSSYTLSFFERGFINTLNRNYDEAIQDFDIVNQLNPEWAKSTIVFEAFHNRGIERIQKKAYHKAVEDFNRAIEINPDYLNAYLNRGRAYKNLKKYSTALKDFSYIIKTNPKSMEAFYQRAMIHYGRRNYVKAEQDLQSALTLDPGDKDLHFKLGESYFYSGKYSKAIQHFDRVIKIDNRDLWAYYRKGFSHKSLRQSKQAIRAFEVFLDLAPKQHRRQILSVKTEIKKLKKQI from the coding sequence TTGGATCGAGCCATAGAGAAATTTAATGAGGCCTCCGGATATTGGCAATCCAACCATATAACATCGTTGTATACAATTATACTCGATGACGTCAAAGCGGATAAATTAAAAAAAAATACAGCGAGGGATATTTTTAAAGCCATTGAGCAGGTCAATAAAAGTGAATCTAAAAAGGCTTCTAAGACAATCAGTAAGGTCGCAAAAAAGAACAAAGCCTATTTTCCTGCTTTCATTATTCAAGGAGACATCTTTTCCAACTGGGATAAAAATGAAGAGGCCGAAGAAGCTTTCACAAAGGCAATTTCTCTGGAGGTTCATTCAGCCTTGCCTAATGTTTTCCGGGGAAAGTTCTACGCAAAAACAGATCGAGTAGATCTGGCTATCCTGGATTTTACTGAAGCCATAAGTCGTGATTCTTCCTACACTCTCAGTTTTTTTGAAAGGGGATTTATCAACACCTTAAACAGAAACTATGATGAAGCAATCCAAGATTTTGATATAGTTAATCAGCTTAATCCGGAATGGGCAAAGAGCACTATTGTCTTCGAAGCCTTTCACAATCGTGGTATCGAAAGAATACAGAAGAAAGCCTATCATAAAGCTGTGGAAGATTTCAATCGAGCCATTGAAATCAACCCGGATTACCTGAACGCATATTTGAATCGTGGCCGTGCTTATAAAAATCTAAAAAAATATTCTACAGCTCTTAAAGATTTTAGCTACATTATAAAAACAAACCCTAAATCTATGGAAGCTTTCTATCAACGGGCCATGATCCACTATGGCCGCAGAAATTACGTTAAAGCTGAACAAGATTTGCAATCGGCATTAACATTAGATCCGGGGGATAAGGATCTGCATTTCAAATTAGGCGAGAGTTATTTCTACTCAGGCAAGTACAGCAAGGCAATTCAACATTTTGATAGAGTCATAAAGATTGATAACCGGGATCTCTGGGCTTATTATCGAAAGGGTTTTAGCCATAAAAGTTTACGTCAATCCAAACAAGCAATTCGTGCTTTTGAGGTCTTTTTGGACCTCGCCCCTAAGCAACACAGAAGGCAAATCTTAAGCGTAAAAACAGAGATCAAAAAACTTAAAAAACAGATTTAG